One segment of Mycolicibacterium sp. YH-1 DNA contains the following:
- a CDS encoding glycosyltransferase, with amino-acid sequence MAPRLGAETAALRVITEDSRAVSRLSRVILPRPGEPLDVRKLYIEESSTNARRAHAPSRTTLEIGAESEVSFATYFNAFPASYWRRWSIVESVVLRVELTGSARVDVYRSKATGARITVGGGAVSSAGQDTPAVFEFEIELDPFEDGGWIWFDITTDEQSTLHHAGWYAPMAAPGRADVAVGIPTFNRPSDCVSAFAALTLDPLVDEVISAVIVSDQGTSKAKDHPGFDGAAAALGDRLSIHSQPNLGGSGGYSRVMYEALKNTDCEQILFMDDDIRIEPDSILRALAFNRFAKTPTLVGGQMLNLQEPSHLHVMGEMIDSKNFMWSGATHTEYDHDFAKYPLNDEVEHRSRLLHRRVDVDFNGWWMCMIPRQVAEELGQPLPLFIKWDDVEYGLRAAEHGYPTVSLPGAAIWHMAWSDKDDAIDWQAYFHLRNRLVVAALHWDGSVTGLVASHLKATLKHLLCLEYSTVAIQNKAVDDFLAGPEHIFSILESALPDVRKMRQEFSDAVVLPSATVLPTPSDKRWRKKVSIPDSPLAISVRLARGLVHQLKPHDPQHHERPQINVATQDARWFSLSRVDGVTVTTADGSGVVYRQRDRAKMIELLRESLKRQALLVRKFNRMRILYRDAHSQLSSPHTWKSAIFDGLVEPAH; translated from the coding sequence ATGGCTCCAAGACTCGGCGCTGAGACGGCTGCGCTCAGGGTAATCACTGAAGATTCCCGGGCGGTCAGCCGGTTGTCACGCGTCATCCTGCCCCGCCCCGGTGAACCGCTCGACGTCCGCAAGCTCTACATCGAGGAGTCGAGCACCAACGCGCGCCGCGCCCACGCCCCGAGCCGCACCACGTTGGAGATCGGCGCCGAATCCGAGGTGTCGTTCGCGACGTACTTCAACGCCTTTCCCGCGAGCTACTGGCGCCGGTGGTCGATCGTGGAATCGGTGGTGCTGCGGGTCGAACTGACTGGTAGCGCCCGCGTCGACGTCTATCGATCCAAGGCCACCGGTGCGCGCATCACGGTCGGCGGCGGCGCCGTCTCCAGCGCCGGTCAAGACACGCCCGCGGTATTCGAGTTCGAGATCGAACTCGACCCGTTCGAAGACGGCGGCTGGATCTGGTTCGACATCACGACCGACGAACAGTCGACGCTGCATCACGCGGGCTGGTATGCGCCGATGGCGGCACCGGGGCGGGCCGACGTCGCGGTCGGCATCCCGACGTTCAACCGGCCGTCGGACTGCGTCAGCGCGTTCGCCGCGCTGACGTTGGATCCGTTGGTGGACGAGGTGATCAGTGCGGTGATCGTCTCCGATCAGGGCACCAGCAAGGCCAAGGACCACCCCGGCTTCGATGGCGCGGCCGCGGCGCTGGGCGACCGGCTGTCCATCCACAGCCAGCCCAACCTCGGCGGCTCGGGCGGCTACAGCCGGGTCATGTACGAGGCGTTGAAGAACACCGACTGTGAACAGATCCTGTTCATGGACGATGACATCCGCATCGAGCCTGATTCGATTCTACGAGCGCTCGCGTTCAACCGGTTCGCCAAGACCCCGACCCTTGTCGGCGGGCAGATGCTCAACCTGCAGGAGCCCTCGCATCTGCACGTGATGGGCGAGATGATCGATTCGAAGAACTTCATGTGGTCAGGCGCAACGCACACCGAATACGACCACGACTTCGCGAAGTACCCGCTGAACGACGAGGTGGAGCACCGCAGCCGGCTGCTGCACCGCCGCGTCGACGTTGACTTCAACGGTTGGTGGATGTGCATGATCCCGCGGCAGGTCGCCGAGGAGCTCGGTCAGCCGTTGCCGTTGTTCATTAAGTGGGACGACGTCGAGTACGGGCTGCGCGCCGCTGAGCATGGCTATCCCACGGTGTCGCTGCCCGGCGCTGCGATCTGGCACATGGCGTGGAGCGACAAGGACGATGCCATCGACTGGCAGGCGTACTTCCACCTGCGCAACCGGTTGGTGGTGGCTGCCCTGCACTGGGATGGAAGCGTAACCGGCCTGGTCGCCAGTCACCTGAAGGCCACCCTCAAGCACCTTCTGTGCCTTGAGTATTCGACGGTGGCCATTCAGAACAAGGCGGTGGACGACTTCCTCGCGGGCCCCGAGCACATCTTCTCTATCCTCGAATCGGCGCTGCCCGACGTGCGCAAGATGCGCCAGGAATTCTCCGACGCGGTGGTGCTGCCGAGCGCGACCGTGCTGCCGACGCCGTCCGACAAGCGGTGGCGCAAGAAGGTGTCGATCCCCGACAGCCCGCTGGCAATATCGGTGCGGCTGGCCCGCGGCCTCGTCCATCAGTTGAAGCCGCACGACCCGCAACACCACGAGCGGCCACAGATCAACGTGGCCACCCAGGATGCGCGGTGGTTCTCGTTGTCCCGCGTCGACGGCGTCACCGTCACCACAGCGGACGGCAGCGGGGTCGTCTACCGACAGCGTGACCGCGCCAAGATGATTGAGCTGCTTCGTGAGTCGCTCAAGCGTCAAGCGCTGCTGGTGCGCAAGTTCAACAGGATGCGCATCCTCTACCGTGATGCGCACTCACAGCTGTCTAGTCCGCACACCTGGAAGAGCGCCATCTTCGACGGACTAGTCGAACCAGCCCACTGA
- a CDS encoding VC0807 family protein has product MSTDQADQTSDAVTASRVSASSTPTLEIGAGYQDLRRGLLSAAIGLAAYYGARGVGASPIDALIISTLVCAGRAAYTGIRQRRFDAIACFLMFANAVTLAVAVCARSPVAVMFGQHLPGVVFLAFVLGSLVMRKPMTEALVKWLRPQWVHDHMIQAGRTADRGSAYHRTHMRLTATIAAAQTLHLAAAAIVILTLSVDVAQGLLSLFALTTDLAVLLITLGGVSRFLVRRNATNSE; this is encoded by the coding sequence ATGAGCACGGACCAGGCTGATCAGACCTCCGACGCAGTCACTGCGAGCAGAGTGTCGGCGTCGTCGACGCCGACACTTGAGATTGGTGCGGGGTATCAAGATCTGCGGCGCGGGCTCCTCAGCGCAGCCATTGGCCTGGCCGCCTATTACGGCGCCCGTGGCGTTGGAGCCAGCCCTATCGATGCACTGATCATTAGTACGCTGGTCTGTGCAGGCCGTGCGGCATACACCGGAATCAGACAGCGCCGGTTCGATGCCATCGCATGCTTTCTCATGTTCGCCAACGCAGTCACGCTCGCAGTCGCAGTCTGCGCGCGGTCTCCCGTCGCCGTGATGTTCGGTCAGCATCTGCCTGGCGTGGTCTTCCTGGCGTTCGTACTCGGAAGTCTCGTCATGCGTAAACCAATGACCGAAGCGCTCGTCAAATGGCTTCGACCACAATGGGTTCACGATCACATGATCCAGGCCGGGCGGACCGCAGATAGGGGATCCGCCTACCACCGCACCCACATGCGACTTACCGCGACCATCGCCGCAGCTCAAACACTGCACCTCGCGGCGGCAGCCATCGTCATCCTCACACTGTCCGTCGACGTCGCGCAAGGACTGCTCAGCCTGTTCGCCCTCACCACCGACCTCGCAGTTCTGCTGATCACTCTCGGCGGGGTCAGCCGCTTTCTGGTGCGACGCAACGCAACCAACTCCGAATAG
- a CDS encoding nuclear transport factor 2 family protein: MTMINAFTDLTSFSRDYVSVWNEPDPDMRAATIRRLWARDAVEFIETTEYRGHDQILARVAAAYEEFVGGAGMLFRTAGDVVGHHGLVRFTVTMGPANEGPDVWSGFVVVVLDEDGRIRSEHQFANPPRPAETTQTRHVIGEMLRRLGSGDHEGAASMFAETVDWQLSWPDGDNPPWIRDRTTRAGMAEHFRTLSTLLTPVRQGFAIGHVVVDGPHGVVTGRSSQRVNATGRSLEIMIALHMTVEDGLITRYHVYEDSLAVANAAQPQP; this comes from the coding sequence ATGACCATGATCAATGCATTCACTGACTTGACCTCGTTCAGCCGGGACTACGTGTCTGTGTGGAACGAGCCCGATCCTGACATGCGCGCAGCCACGATTCGCCGGCTGTGGGCACGGGACGCCGTCGAGTTCATCGAAACCACCGAGTACCGCGGTCACGACCAGATCCTTGCGCGGGTCGCTGCTGCGTATGAGGAGTTCGTCGGCGGGGCGGGAATGCTCTTCCGTACTGCGGGCGACGTGGTGGGCCACCACGGCCTCGTGCGTTTCACCGTGACGATGGGACCGGCCAACGAGGGCCCAGACGTGTGGAGCGGGTTCGTTGTGGTCGTCCTCGATGAGGACGGGCGGATCCGCAGCGAACACCAGTTTGCCAACCCCCCACGGCCAGCTGAGACGACTCAGACCCGCCACGTCATCGGAGAGATGTTGCGCCGGCTTGGATCTGGCGACCATGAAGGCGCCGCGTCGATGTTCGCCGAGACGGTCGACTGGCAGCTGTCCTGGCCCGACGGTGACAATCCGCCGTGGATCCGCGACCGGACCACCCGCGCCGGGATGGCAGAGCACTTTCGGACACTGTCGACGCTGTTGACGCCCGTCAGGCAGGGTTTCGCGATCGGGCACGTCGTGGTCGACGGACCGCACGGGGTGGTAACGGGACGGAGCTCGCAGCGAGTCAACGCAACTGGCCGCAGCCTCGAGATAATGATCGCGCTACACATGACCGTCGAGGACGGACTCATCACCCGCTACCACGTCTACGAGGACAGCCTCGCCGTCGCGAATGCGGCTCAACCCCAGCCGTAA
- a CDS encoding YafY family protein, translating into MRAGRLVSLLLRLQLLRRATAQELAEALGVSVRTIYRDVQALSEAGVPIYGEAGHDGGFRLVDGYRTELTGLTSREAETLFLTGLPDAANELGFGTVVSSAQLKLLAALPRDLREDADRLRGRFHVDAHGWYADSEHTPFLPTVVDAVVSQRRVLLRYRRWEEPREVTRTVAPYGVVLKGGAWYVIGARSRGLRTYRVSRISDCRILDESFTCPEGFVLIEHWRRYLVDLDKRRHRGTATLRISPRGMDLLPFLLEPKALRAAEATAESLSDGWSRIVIPIENHDQALLDLLRLGPDAEVLEPNSLRAIMAKTAAAISAHYSAETAAAVGQ; encoded by the coding sequence ATGCGCGCCGGCCGTCTGGTCTCCCTGCTCCTCCGGCTGCAACTCCTGCGGCGGGCCACCGCGCAGGAACTGGCCGAGGCGCTGGGCGTCTCCGTGCGCACGATCTACCGAGACGTGCAGGCGCTCAGTGAGGCAGGTGTGCCCATTTACGGCGAGGCCGGGCACGACGGCGGGTTCCGGTTGGTCGACGGGTATCGAACCGAGTTGACGGGGCTGACCAGCCGGGAGGCCGAGACTCTGTTCCTCACCGGCCTGCCCGACGCGGCCAATGAACTTGGCTTCGGCACCGTCGTGTCTTCCGCGCAACTCAAGCTGCTGGCCGCATTGCCGAGGGACCTCCGTGAGGACGCCGACCGGCTGCGGGGTCGGTTCCACGTCGACGCGCACGGGTGGTATGCCGACTCGGAGCACACGCCATTCCTACCGACCGTGGTGGACGCGGTGGTGTCGCAACGGCGGGTTCTCCTTCGGTACCGGCGATGGGAGGAGCCGCGAGAGGTGACTAGGACGGTGGCACCCTACGGTGTGGTTCTCAAAGGCGGCGCCTGGTACGTGATCGGCGCGCGGTCGCGTGGCCTCCGCACGTACCGCGTCTCGCGGATCAGCGATTGCCGGATCCTAGATGAGTCCTTCACCTGCCCAGAGGGTTTCGTTCTCATCGAGCATTGGCGCAGGTACCTCGTGGACCTCGACAAGCGCAGGCACCGCGGCACCGCGACGTTGCGCATCTCTCCCCGTGGCATGGACCTGTTGCCGTTCTTGCTGGAACCCAAAGCCCTGAGGGCGGCTGAGGCCACCGCCGAGTCATTGTCAGATGGCTGGTCGCGCATCGTCATTCCCATCGAGAATCATGATCAGGCGCTTCTCGACCTACTACGGCTCGGTCCCGACGCAGAGGTCCTCGAGCCCAACTCGTTACGCGCCATCATGGCGAAGACGGCCGCAGCGATCTCCGCGCACTACTCTGCCGAGACAGCAGCCGCGGTCGGCCAGTAG
- a CDS encoding TetR/AcrR family transcriptional regulator — protein MSRTVDLDKRRQLLDDAATVLARTGVIHTSLRALASELNTSARMLVYYFGTKEQLILEVLTRQQRAAIPQTSEVDLPTSTAAHRQWCFEDWHACTRGERHDTLRIVEQVFGAACGRDSPFREYTWETLSLLTRNSRARLLALGMPVQVAETRSRIALAAFQGMLIEYFTAPDPTYVDDTFTRFVDEFLLAPFTPVDQEPGSEPELGSG, from the coding sequence GTGTCACGCACTGTCGATCTCGACAAGCGCCGTCAACTGTTGGACGACGCGGCGACCGTGCTGGCCCGCACTGGGGTGATCCACACGTCGCTTCGCGCGTTGGCCAGCGAGCTGAACACCAGTGCACGCATGCTCGTTTACTACTTTGGGACCAAAGAGCAACTCATCCTGGAGGTGCTCACCCGCCAGCAACGTGCCGCGATACCGCAGACATCCGAGGTCGACCTGCCGACATCGACTGCAGCACATCGCCAATGGTGCTTCGAGGACTGGCATGCCTGTACGCGAGGCGAGCGCCACGACACACTTCGCATCGTTGAACAAGTGTTCGGTGCGGCCTGCGGCCGCGACAGCCCTTTCCGCGAGTACACCTGGGAGACACTGAGTCTGCTGACTCGCAACTCTCGGGCCCGCCTGCTCGCGCTCGGAATGCCCGTTCAGGTCGCAGAGACCCGATCGCGGATCGCGCTGGCCGCGTTCCAAGGCATGCTCATCGAGTACTTCACCGCGCCCGATCCAACCTATGTCGATGACACCTTCACCCGATTCGTCGACGAGTTCCTGCTCGCCCCGTTTACTCCCGTCGACCAAGAACCCGGATCTGAACCCGAGTTGGGCTCAGGATGA